TCTGCAGGGAATTGCAGTTTTGCCCCATTCGAATGAATGAATGAAGCTGGCTGCAGTGCCCTGCAGGTGACTAGTAATGCCGCTGTGCAGGGTACACAGTTTTAAATCAGCGCCGCAGCCCCTTCTTTCTTAGAATCGGTGGGGGGTCCTCATAAGTTATGGCTTACCCCAGCAATATACCATGATATTAGAGGAACATCCCTTTAAGGGCTCTCACCTCGAGCTGATCCACCAGTTGTATCTCCAGGTTCAGCAGTGCATCCATCAGCTGGGCCACATCTTGACTGTACTGCAATGACTTGGCATCAAGGATCTGCTGATCCGTGATCTGGGAGAGCTCATACAGCAGCTGCCGAGGGAAATGAATGGACGTCAGACTGTGCGGAGTACACGCCGTGGAGACGGATCTGCCACACCGATCACAATACCAGCTACAGCACAGAACTGGAGATGCACATCTGTctgctcttaggcctcttgcacacaaacgttgtgcatccgttccgtccattgggaccgcaatttgcggtccccaatgcacgggcggtggtttttggcggtgcggaggcacggacagaaacaccctgGAAGcactccgtggggttccgatccgtgcttccattccgcatctccgtgattgcggacccattcaagtgaatgggtccgcatccgtgatgcggagtgcacacgggccgggtgcccgtgtattgcggacccgcggtatgcaggccgcaatacggccacgggcacacaacggtcgtgtgcaagaggccttaaaggctgTACCTAAGGAGGCAACCGACGAGTGCCATACGGGCTGGACACACCGAACAACCCTTGGTTGTGAGAAAGTTTAGATCTGTGCAGGTCTTTATTTATCCTCTGGGTGTAACAAGAATGTTCTCACTctttgacagcaagcagagatcttgaaaatgtcgAGGAACCGGACCACAAATATTTGAAAGTTGCAGCACTTTCGGATTCCTGGATAACAGCATCTTCCTTACCTCATAGTTCTTTGATTGAAGTTCTTGGATTTTCTTGGCTCCGGCCTCCTGGTTTTCCGTCACAGCTTCCTGCAGACATTCATTGAAGACGGCCATCTCTGCGTCTCTCTTCTCCTGGTGATTGAGACCGTACTCGAATATATTCTGGCAGACTTCGCTGCACTTAGTCCTATAGGTGAGGTGCAGGCTAAGGAATCACATTAGTAGTGCCGGCAGTATCAGCAATATCAGCAAGACTTTTAAGTAAAGAAGTACCATACCGCCATATATTGCCAAGAAAACATCACCTAAAGTACCATGTAaatacaactatatagtgcccaaataatgcTATCACATAGTGCCCAAATATAGAGCTACCAAATGCTACCATATAGTGCCAAAAATACTACTACTTTATAGTGCCaagataataccaccatatagtgcccaaataatactacTTTATAGTGCCaagataataccaccatatagtgcccaaataatactacTTTATAGTGCCaagataataccaccatatagtgcctaaataatacacgGTATTCAAATTATATAGTGAAAGTGAccccataatactgccatatcgcTCCCATATAACACTTTAAATCCATTTAAAAATAATACCATCATACACtgctaaataataataatacatggtTGTAGTCTGCTCCCGGGGTTCACATCTTCAGGACCCCTTTAGGGAATGGTGGCCAAGGGCACTTGCCTAGTTTGCCACCTTCTAAAAGGGGAGGCCCGGCGCTGGATTAGAGGACTATTACCATACATAACTCCCATCATAGATCAGGACGGCACTATAAAAGGATATGACTCACAAGGTCAGCTACAGCGGGAAGAGATGACAGCCGGGTTCCCTCCACATCCTCCGCATACATACCCTCAAAAAGGAAGGGGCCGTTCAGGTTCTCCACGTAGGCAGCCTTAGAATGGATGGATGATACGATGGTTATTGGCATGGCAGGGGTTACATGAATACAGAAGAGTCTGCCCATCGACGGGTACCGTTGAGATTGTGATATGATTGGGTACTTGGATGGGTTGGGGGCTTCAAGCCACTATAAAAAGGATGTAGGGAGGAGGTAAATGCCAGGCCTCTCCCCGTTACGTTTTGTGACGGGGTGTGATTTGGGGGCCACCTTGTGTTTGTCCAGCTCTCGCTggtccttctcctccttctctcgcTTCACTCTCTCCAGGGTCTCGTTGTGATTCATCTCCTCGATAGAATACTGgtacttcacattagcaatgtccCTCTAGGGTACAAAATGGAGGCAGTTAGTGGTCGTCACAGGAGCCGTTACGAAACttcaaggggttggcccatctcatacactggtggcatattgctaggatggtgcgggtcccactctgagacctgcacctactGCATCTCTAGAACGGAGCCCCCCACAGTGAACAAGAGAGACCActttccatttacttctatgggcgcTGGCTTGGCattttccggcagtcccatagaagtggatgGAGCGGTGGCCTCACATGCGCTGTgcgcgtcccattcatttctacgggactCATTTGGCTCTTTTCAGAgctaccatagaagtgaatggagagtgagCTCTCGTTCACTTTGGGCGCTCTAGagataggtgggacccgcacctgacattgctggcatatcctagcaatatgccaccaatgtgtgaggtgacacaacccctttaaaactttaaagaggacccccTTTTGTGCAATCCATATTGTTAAGAAAGGTCCCTTGACATTAAGCAGATCACAAGGTTACCCCCCGTGCTGCGGGCCACAATGCAagaacaccaaccgtggggcagctgcagcgaTCCGCCCGTtcggcaaaaagataggacatgttctatctgtttacggaacggaagtacgggacgaaaccccacggaagcactccgtagtgctcccgtaaggttccgttccgcatctccggatttgcgggcccattcaagtgaatgggtccgcatccgtgatgcggaatgcccacggaacggcgcccgtctattgcggatccgcaaatgcggtccgcaatacggccacggagcgcacgcgttggtgtgaaagaggcctaaaagggaGAAAACGGAAGTGAAAATCAATACGTGCAATCTCTCTGCTCTCGCATCAGCTTCCCTGACCCCCTGAATGTCAAATCTTCCTATTATGCAGCAATACACAAGCCAGAGAGACAGCAATTAAAGGAGATCTATCCCCAAAAAAAGCCTCTTTACTGTTGAAATGTGAAAACCATTAAAAAAATCTTATTTCTAGGCTGAGATATGATCGCTCAAAGTTACAGCCCAatgcctgaggctgcactactgacagATTGTGATGAAATCCATCAATATCCCCACTACGCCCATAAAACAACCTCGACTCAAGCAGGAGGACTGAATCTCTCAgagtgcagcctcaggctttgggCCTGTAACTATGAACCATTACATCTTACCACAGGAAGAAGTTATTTaagggataactgtcatattttcacccAAAATTCTATTTTCATACATATTAttgctgctgtggtgataatCACTAATTACtgtgttcacataccacttgtttaGTAAGATTCCATCCATAGCAACCGCTCCTTACAAGACTTCTTtctatcttctcaagatggccgccgattgcccttaccctgaggctaagacctccCTCGCTAACTACCCAGAATTCATTCGGCTCATCACGGGAAAGCGCAGCCTCACCCCAACCAATCGGCTTTCTtcaggcttagggtactttcacactagcgttttttcttttccggcatagagttccgtcctaggggctcaataccgtaaaagaactgatcagttttatccccatgcattctgaatggagagcgatccgttcaggatgcatcaggacgtcttcagtccaggcactgaacggcgtttttggACGGAGGAAGCACGCTGCggtattccggatcagttgccggaatggcggatctggcattaatttacattgaaaggtattagtgccggatccgtctgcgcagacctttaaaaatgtgaatttttttttttttaaacggatccgttcttgcaatgcatttgtgagacgcatccggataagTCTACAAATgccgtccgtttgcatgcagattgcctgatccggcgggcagttctggcgacgaactgcttgccggatcactctgccgcaagtgtgaaagtagccttaaacacgaatttttatcgcgaacatCAGCACTATCCTGGTCCGATGGGAGCGTTCGGGACTGCCCACTACTACGTCCTGCgtcttctgtatatagaagatAGGAGACGGAGGACACCTAGCAGCGCTGTTTTATGCCGCACCACTAAAATGCCGGGGGGAGGGAAGAACATGCTGTATTTaatacctatacaaaagtattaactagggaactaaggtaaacttagtcagaccaatccaattacataaaaaaaataaaattaaatgacagttaccctttaaaaaaGCTTCCATATTTTTGATGTATAGTGGAGGAACTATGTATTACGTATATAGGAGAACTGCAGGGATGATATTCCCGGCTGATGGCAGCGCAGGACGGTATACATACTATATTGTCATCGACGAGCCTGAAGTCCAGGTACACCAGGTCTGGCAGATGAGCCGCCACAAATAACTTATATGCTTCATCTCAGAAAGTGGATTTCCTGACAGATTTAGGGTCCGCAGCTGCTGGGAATTGGCGAAGGTAGATAAGCTGGAaacaaaaaaagattaaaatacaataaggcctcatgcacacgaccatgaaaaaacggatccgcaaaaaatacggatgatgtccgtgtgcattccgtattttgccgaACAgagcagccggcccctaatagaacagtcctatccttgtccgtaatccaGACATAATAggacttttgcggaacggacatacggaaacggaaggcacacggagcacttccattttttttttgcagacccatgaaagaatagttccgcatacggtaCGCAAAAAAATGGAGCGGACACGAAAGAAAATAGTtcttgtgcatgagtcctaaggccGGGGTGACAGGTCAGTGACGTGTACTAAAGGAACAACCGGGATCGCTTCTATAAAGTGGGACGCTGGTGCTGTTTTCACATACGTGTGCTGTCCACGTCTCCTTAGACCGCTCACGTACCCATGGacttcacacatcagtggttttccaaaGGCCGCGGATCTGTGGTGACACCGTGGAAACACGCCCTATTGTTATCCCTCAAGCACATTACGGtacggctacacaacgacatgtgacactttttgtaatgatagtcagtGGTGTCGCACTGCGGCATGCTGTGGACTGCAACACGACAGTCGACCGTTGCAGAGCAACACCAACCACCATTGACTATCgttccaaaaaaaaaacgttgtTTAAGAAATGTCGACGTGTAGCTGAGccgttatagtctatgggtccatgagaaCCACTGACACGACACgatgccatctgtgtttggtccatgGTTTTCACAGATCGTGGTAGGAAATGTTCTGGACATTATTTCAGCCTAGCAATGTCCGTATGATACAAGATGGGCAAAAAAACGGGACACACGGAACCATCATCTCTACGAATGAACCACTTGTCATGAAGGCCTTGTTCTGTAAT
The nucleotide sequence above comes from Bufo bufo unplaced genomic scaffold, aBufBuf1.1, whole genome shotgun sequence. Encoded proteins:
- the DRC3 gene encoding LOW QUALITY PROTEIN: dynein regulatory complex subunit 3 (The sequence of the model RefSeq protein was modified relative to this genomic sequence to represent the inferred CDS: inserted 1 base in 1 codon; deleted 1 base in 1 codon), whose translation is LQLDNNIIEKIQGLDTLVHLVWLDLSFNNIEVIEGLSALTRLEDLSLHNNRISVLENMDHLENLQVLSIGNNNLTSLENLIYLRQFQQLRTLNLSGNPLSXDEAYKLFVAAHLPDLVYLDFRLVDDNIRDIANVKYQYSIEEMNHNETLERVKREKEEKDQRELDKHKAAYVENLNGPFLFEGMYAEDVEGTRLSSLPAVADLVSHILLYLHLTYRTKCSEVCQNIFEYGLNHQEKRDAEMAVFNECLQEAVTENQEAGAKKIQELQSKNYELLYELSQITDQQILDAKSLQYSQDVAQLMDALLNLEIQLVDQLEEIIKEYERNIGELVSTFLETAQGLMAQVRDLENQHHEKLLELCINMLEQVLKGELDEDMTDELRALFVDKDTIINAVSASHDIHMLKIDNREDELVTKINNWATDLIQKVHQEELRRNRKRVAEINTYVDHLRDELDNLDIHEQI